The following are encoded in a window of Gramella sp. MT6 genomic DNA:
- a CDS encoding TonB-dependent receptor has product MKLKLSLFLLLLVPLSFITAQEIQVTGTVTTAAEGMPLPGTSVFVKGSSVGTSTDFDGNYSLDGVAPDATLVFTFVGYKEIEVPVDGRSVIDIALEADSAMLDEVVLTGYSRERKVDVTGAITVVETAPIEGQSRSSGNAMQALQGRVPGLFVEKSGDPTGASSRVLIRGITTLGNNDPLYVIDGVPTQRQEVFSSLNPDAIESIQVLKDASASSLYGARAGNGVIVVTTKNKSGRAEKVSVSFNSNFSVQSEKQQRYDMLNAVQRGQAIWRASVNDGADPASGYGEIYNFDWNNDFDNPVLNSVTVQPFVGGDETVPAGDTDWQEATYETGYVYNNELTVSANSEKSSFLINLGHLKNTGILKYTNYERYTAKINANTNLFEDKVRFGVNTQLSTSDETLASPDVGSAPTPGLAISLAPTIPVYDINGNFAGPIGAGYSDRNNPVLIQYLNRWDNAEKNNFFGNIYMEADLLENLTFRSSLGIDFSDFKRKDIEPRVNNGFITRSNNSLTFDTNKYTSVVFTNTLNYKLELGAHNIGVLLGVESVKNDFDSVLARAEGFAVEEESYFVLDAGTGARTSNGSSSGNRLLSQFGKVNYSFDNRYLASVTVRRDGSSRFGKNNRYGVFPAVTAGWRLSNEDFLNESETITNLKLRAGYGEVGNQSIGDLARFGLYEARYGPTLSQYTGGFFEQYYNVGTAYDINGNNTGNLPSGFVSVQAENPDLKWETTKEWNFGVDFGLFDNKLSGSFDYFTRETVDILTTPPIPSVLGEGQQRVLNGATTETKGWEFALAYTNTLENGLTFSVSTNLSSFMDEITFLPEEVRAGFPGTAQNSILGHSQFSIFGYKSDGLFQSQEDIDSSPEQVGARPGGIKFKDLNGDNVIDTDDRDFIGTTLPDLEYGIRIDLGYKNWDFSVFGSGVTGRIGQDPYIFWNNFVQGRENAGLGVLDAWTPNNTDTDIPSLSLAFNDLRTSDYLFRNNSYFKIRNAQLGYSLSDALIEKVGVLESFRIYLQGENLFWFTPNDYIGSDPERTDVNRIPVPTVVSLGLNVNF; this is encoded by the coding sequence ATGAAACTAAAATTAAGCTTATTCCTGTTGCTCCTTGTGCCTTTGAGCTTTATTACAGCTCAGGAGATACAAGTGACGGGAACCGTAACCACAGCCGCAGAAGGAATGCCACTTCCGGGAACCTCAGTTTTCGTAAAGGGAAGCTCTGTGGGAACCTCAACAGATTTTGACGGAAATTATAGTCTTGACGGGGTAGCACCAGATGCTACTTTAGTATTCACATTTGTGGGCTATAAAGAAATAGAAGTGCCTGTAGACGGCCGAAGTGTTATTGACATTGCTCTGGAGGCAGATTCAGCTATGCTGGATGAAGTTGTATTAACAGGATACTCCAGGGAAAGAAAGGTAGATGTAACCGGAGCCATAACCGTTGTTGAAACGGCCCCTATAGAAGGACAAAGTAGAAGTTCAGGTAATGCTATGCAGGCATTACAAGGACGGGTTCCTGGTCTTTTCGTAGAAAAATCTGGAGATCCTACAGGAGCAAGTAGCCGGGTACTCATTAGAGGTATAACTACTTTAGGGAACAATGATCCACTTTATGTCATTGATGGAGTACCAACTCAGAGACAGGAAGTATTTTCCTCCCTGAATCCGGATGCCATTGAATCTATACAGGTACTGAAAGATGCATCTGCCTCTTCCCTTTACGGAGCAAGAGCCGGTAATGGTGTGATCGTGGTTACCACCAAGAATAAGAGTGGGCGTGCAGAAAAAGTAAGTGTAAGTTTTAATTCAAATTTTTCAGTACAATCTGAAAAACAACAACGTTATGATATGCTGAATGCTGTTCAGCGAGGTCAAGCCATATGGAGGGCTTCTGTAAATGACGGTGCTGATCCTGCATCTGGTTATGGAGAAATTTACAATTTTGACTGGAATAATGACTTCGATAATCCCGTGTTAAATAGTGTTACTGTTCAACCATTTGTTGGTGGAGATGAAACGGTTCCGGCAGGAGATACAGACTGGCAGGAAGCAACTTATGAAACAGGATATGTTTATAATAATGAGTTAACTGTTTCTGCTAATTCTGAAAAATCTTCATTCCTTATAAATCTTGGGCATCTTAAAAATACAGGTATTCTTAAATATACCAATTATGAGCGTTATACGGCTAAGATCAATGCAAATACTAACCTGTTTGAAGATAAGGTGCGTTTTGGTGTAAATACACAACTCTCAACTTCAGATGAAACGCTTGCTTCTCCTGATGTTGGTAGTGCACCTACTCCTGGGTTGGCTATATCTCTTGCTCCAACCATCCCGGTATATGACATTAATGGAAATTTTGCGGGACCCATTGGAGCTGGATATTCAGATAGAAACAACCCCGTATTGATTCAATATTTGAATCGGTGGGATAACGCTGAAAAAAATAATTTCTTTGGAAATATTTATATGGAAGCCGACCTGCTGGAAAATCTAACTTTTAGATCTAGTTTAGGTATAGATTTTAGTGATTTCAAGAGAAAAGATATAGAGCCAAGGGTAAATAACGGCTTTATTACCAGAAGTAATAACAGCCTGACTTTTGACACTAATAAATACACGAGTGTAGTATTTACAAATACGCTGAATTATAAACTGGAATTAGGAGCTCATAATATTGGGGTACTTCTTGGTGTGGAGTCCGTTAAAAATGATTTTGATAGTGTTCTTGCAAGAGCTGAAGGATTTGCCGTAGAAGAAGAATCTTATTTTGTATTAGATGCGGGGACAGGTGCCAGGACTTCAAACGGAAGTTCTTCGGGTAACCGATTGCTTTCTCAGTTCGGTAAAGTAAATTATTCTTTTGATAATAGATATTTAGCTTCTGTTACTGTACGTAGAGATGGATCTTCCAGGTTTGGAAAAAATAATCGATATGGAGTATTTCCGGCGGTGACTGCAGGTTGGAGGTTAAGTAATGAAGATTTTTTAAATGAAAGTGAAACCATTACCAATCTGAAGTTAAGAGCAGGTTATGGTGAAGTGGGGAACCAATCAATAGGTGATCTTGCCAGATTCGGCCTGTATGAAGCCAGATATGGACCAACTCTTTCACAATATACAGGTGGTTTCTTTGAGCAGTATTATAACGTAGGTACCGCATATGACATTAATGGTAATAATACAGGAAACTTACCTTCCGGGTTTGTATCTGTTCAAGCGGAGAATCCAGATCTTAAATGGGAAACTACCAAAGAATGGAACTTTGGAGTAGACTTTGGACTTTTTGATAATAAATTGAGCGGTTCTTTTGATTATTTTACCAGGGAAACCGTAGACATTCTAACCACGCCTCCAATTCCTTCCGTACTCGGGGAGGGTCAGCAGCGGGTTTTAAACGGTGCTACAACGGAAACCAAAGGATGGGAGTTTGCCCTTGCGTACACGAATACCTTAGAAAATGGACTTACTTTCTCAGTTTCAACTAATTTATCTTCTTTTATGGATGAAATCACATTTCTTCCAGAAGAGGTACGGGCAGGATTCCCGGGAACGGCACAAAATTCAATACTCGGACATTCTCAATTTTCGATATTTGGATATAAATCAGATGGCCTCTTCCAAAGTCAGGAAGATATAGATAGCTCTCCGGAACAGGTGGGTGCTCGTCCCGGAGGTATTAAATTTAAAGACCTTAATGGAGATAATGTTATAGATACAGATGACCGTGATTTTATAGGAACAACCTTACCTGATTTGGAATATGGTATAAGAATAGATCTAGGATATAAGAACTGGGATTTCTCGGTGTTCGGTTCCGGGGTGACTGGAAGAATTGGTCAGGATCCTTACATATTCTGGAACAATTTTGTTCAGGGTAGGGAAAATGCCGGATTGGGTGTGCTTGACGCATGGACGCCAAATAATACCGATACTGATATTCCATCTTTATCACTCGCTTTTAATGATTTAAGAACTTCCGATTATTTGTTTCGAAACAATTCATATTTCAAGATTAGAAATGCCCAGTTAGGATATTCTCTTTCCGACGCTCTAATTGAAAAAGTTGGTGTCCTGGAAAGTTTCAGAATCTATCTTCAGGGAGAAAACCTGTTTTGGTTTACACCTAATGATTATATAGGATCAGATCCTGAAAGAACCGATGTGAATAGAATCCCGGTACCAACTGTGGTTTCTCTTGGTCTAAACGTGAATTTTTAA
- a CDS encoding RagB/SusD family nutrient uptake outer membrane protein has protein sequence MKNIKYIITGLLLSSLLISCSEDFLEYEPEGVLSNENVATAENAESLVIAAYAGIANDDMIGPLTHMWVYGSVRSDDSYKGGGGRSDVGEVDRYEQYYLTVPDQGELMAPRTWTNYYKAISRINFALRVINDIPDAEYDLKTTRQAELRFLRAHCHFMLKRIFKKIPYITEDLTQDEIANTGNDLPNQELWNMIANDFLFAYNNLPEAQDEVGRADKNAAAAYLAKTRLYQAYQQDENHQVVSINTSMLQEVIDYANEVTGSLEPDYANNFLVEYENGPESLWAAQFSINDGTRVGRVSFVTGLNSPHGTGLYGCCGFHLASQNMVNAFRTDTNGLPLLDSFNDSDILNNVQEDGTVAVSSGLTVDPRLDHTVGVPGRPFKYRNTVNEQGDMIYKFSWARDPGVYGFFGNMKEQQAPDCSCYVKEGPFVGTSRNVIFIRYADVLLFKAEALIQLDRYDEALPLINEVRERAAASTEKPVAAGASDIYNVGLYTSFPSKEFAWKALKFERRLEFGMEGPRFFDLVRWGEAEETLNAYLDEEKTKRDFLANAVFTAGRDEYYPIPQREIDFTGGLYVQNPGY, from the coding sequence ATGAAAAATATAAAATATATCATAACAGGATTATTGCTTTCCAGCCTTTTAATATCCTGTTCCGAAGATTTTTTAGAATATGAACCGGAAGGAGTTCTTTCCAACGAAAATGTAGCAACAGCTGAAAATGCTGAATCTCTTGTGATTGCTGCTTATGCAGGAATTGCGAATGACGATATGATAGGCCCCTTAACCCATATGTGGGTGTATGGGAGCGTTCGCTCTGATGATTCCTATAAAGGCGGAGGAGGTCGAAGTGATGTTGGCGAAGTCGATAGATATGAACAATATTATCTAACGGTGCCAGATCAAGGAGAATTGATGGCTCCAAGAACATGGACAAACTACTACAAAGCTATCTCCAGGATAAATTTTGCGTTAAGAGTAATAAATGATATACCTGATGCAGAGTATGATCTGAAGACTACCCGGCAGGCAGAATTGAGATTTTTGCGCGCTCATTGCCACTTTATGCTGAAAAGAATATTCAAAAAGATTCCTTATATCACAGAAGATCTGACACAGGACGAGATCGCTAATACCGGAAATGATCTTCCAAATCAGGAATTATGGAATATGATCGCTAACGATTTCCTTTTTGCTTATAATAATTTGCCTGAGGCACAGGATGAAGTTGGTCGAGCTGATAAAAATGCCGCAGCGGCATACCTTGCCAAAACAAGACTTTATCAAGCTTATCAACAGGACGAAAACCACCAGGTAGTGAGTATTAATACCTCTATGCTTCAGGAAGTTATTGATTATGCCAATGAGGTTACCGGTAGTCTTGAACCAGATTACGCGAATAATTTCCTTGTTGAGTATGAAAATGGACCTGAATCATTATGGGCTGCACAATTTTCTATTAATGATGGGACAAGAGTTGGAAGGGTCAGCTTCGTTACAGGCTTAAATTCTCCTCATGGAACTGGACTATACGGATGTTGTGGTTTCCACCTTGCTAGTCAGAATATGGTAAATGCGTTTAGAACAGATACAAATGGTTTGCCTTTATTAGATTCTTTCAATGATTCAGACATTTTAAATAATGTTCAGGAAGATGGTACAGTAGCGGTTTCTTCGGGCTTAACCGTAGATCCTAGATTAGATCACACCGTAGGAGTTCCGGGAAGACCTTTTAAATATCGCAATACTGTAAATGAGCAGGGCGATATGATCTATAAATTTAGTTGGGCGAGAGATCCGGGAGTTTATGGTTTCTTCGGAAATATGAAAGAGCAACAAGCGCCAGATTGTTCCTGCTATGTAAAGGAAGGTCCTTTCGTTGGGACTTCGAGAAATGTAATATTTATTAGATATGCAGATGTACTATTATTTAAAGCGGAAGCGCTTATTCAGTTAGATAGATATGATGAAGCACTTCCTCTAATAAATGAAGTTAGAGAACGAGCTGCGGCTAGTACAGAAAAACCGGTTGCTGCTGGGGCTTCAGATATTTACAATGTAGGGCTATATACTTCCTTTCCAAGTAAAGAATTTGCCTGGAAAGCATTAAAGTTTGAGCGAAGGCTTGAATTCGGAATGGAAGGACCAAGATTCTTTGACCTGGTTAGATGGGGTGAAGCTGAAGAAACTCTGAACGCTTATCTAGATGAAGAAAAGACTAAAAGAGACTTTTTAGCTAACGCAGTGTTTACAGCTGGGAGAGATGAATATTATCCAATCCCACAAAGAGAAATAGATTTTACAGGCGGGCTTTATGTTCAGAATCCTGGATATTAA
- a CDS encoding carbohydrate kinase, with protein MKKNIKAVCFGEILYDVFPDKERIGGAPLNVASRLSSMGINTEMISRICVDVKGYELLSYLKSRNIETGNILKDEQYGTGIVNVSLSANGSATYKIMYPSAWDKIELKAGMVESVLNADVFIFGSLVCRDRISRGTLFELIRKAKFRVLDFNLRPPYYSKELLMALMEHAEFIKFNDEELFEIAGLLGSKYNSLEQNLLFIADKSKAISICVTKGRHGAVLLRDKKLYYNSGYKVKVKDTVGAGDSFLATLIAKLLQGEEPQQSLDQACAMGALVAGEEGANPEIMAETLKSFISPY; from the coding sequence ATGAAAAAAAATATCAAAGCAGTATGTTTTGGGGAAATCCTTTATGATGTTTTTCCTGATAAAGAAAGAATTGGTGGCGCGCCATTAAACGTAGCCAGCAGACTAAGCAGTATGGGAATAAACACAGAGATGATTAGTAGGATTTGTGTTGATGTAAAAGGATATGAATTGCTTAGCTATCTTAAATCAAGAAATATAGAAACTGGGAATATTTTAAAAGATGAACAATACGGTACCGGGATTGTAAATGTTAGCCTTTCAGCCAACGGTTCTGCGACTTATAAAATTATGTATCCTTCAGCATGGGATAAGATCGAGCTCAAGGCTGGAATGGTTGAATCTGTCTTGAATGCCGATGTCTTTATATTTGGAAGTTTGGTTTGCCGTGATAGGATAAGCCGAGGTACTTTGTTCGAACTTATTCGGAAAGCTAAGTTTCGGGTGCTAGATTTTAACCTGCGACCTCCATATTATTCAAAGGAATTATTGATGGCATTGATGGAACATGCAGAGTTCATAAAGTTCAATGACGAAGAGCTTTTTGAGATTGCAGGTTTATTAGGGTCCAAATATAATTCCCTGGAACAAAACTTGCTTTTTATTGCGGATAAATCTAAAGCAATATCAATTTGCGTGACCAAGGGTAGGCACGGTGCCGTGCTACTACGAGATAAAAAACTCTATTATAACTCGGGTTACAAGGTAAAGGTAAAAGACACCGTTGGGGCAGGGGATTCATTTCTTGCAACGCTGATTGCTAAACTATTGCAAGGAGAAGAACCACAACAGTCACTTGATCAGGCCTGTGCGATGGGTGCATTGGTCGCGGGAGAAGAAGGAGCCAATCCAGAAATAATGGCAGAAACACTTAAATCATTTATTAGTCCTTATTAA
- a CDS encoding relaxase/mobilization nuclease domain-containing protein, whose amino-acid sequence MIVKLESISYGKNALAYCERGGEVLYTNKCLGNSSQLYEQMKFQARFNDRCIKRFFHIKIRQAPEDKGKLTKQDWIDICKDYAKTIGFEANLYAVYIHQSKTGMEHSHIVASRIGENNLAVRDDHTHYKNMDVSREIEARYNLRKVNRRLEKFKAQEKFISTDAKVQDLKEEIFAAIKMSDSMEDLIFHLENREIKTKIGRGISFTKNGIRKKGSHIDRKFSLKGIEKILRYKEQEKRFNKGISW is encoded by the coding sequence ATGATCGTAAAGTTAGAATCGATATCCTATGGTAAAAATGCACTGGCTTATTGCGAAAGAGGTGGTGAAGTACTTTATACCAATAAGTGTTTAGGCAACTCAAGTCAACTTTATGAACAGATGAAGTTTCAGGCTAGATTTAATGACCGATGCATCAAACGATTCTTCCATATTAAAATAAGACAAGCTCCTGAGGATAAAGGGAAATTAACTAAACAGGATTGGATTGATATCTGTAAGGATTATGCTAAAACGATCGGTTTTGAGGCTAATCTTTACGCCGTTTATATACATCAATCTAAAACTGGAATGGAGCATTCTCATATAGTGGCCTCTAGGATCGGAGAAAACAACTTAGCTGTTCGCGATGACCATACCCACTATAAGAATATGGACGTCTCTAGAGAGATCGAAGCCAGGTATAACTTGAGAAAAGTCAATCGGAGACTCGAGAAATTTAAAGCCCAAGAAAAATTCATTTCTACTGACGCAAAAGTTCAGGACTTGAAAGAAGAAATTTTTGCTGCTATTAAGATGTCCGATTCCATGGAGGATTTAATCTTCCACCTTGAAAACCGTGAGATAAAGACAAAAATTGGTCGAGGAATCTCTTTTACCAAAAATGGAATTAGAAAGAAAGGTTCCCATATTGATAGAAAATTTTCTTTAAAAGGTATTGAGAAAATACTTCGATATAAAGAGCAGGAAAAGAGGTTTAATAAAGGTATTTCCTGGTAA
- the mobC gene encoding plasmid mobilization relaxosome protein MobC, which translates to MKSKTYKRVVFNLSLEHRELLKNQCQFLQVSVAFFVRNCVLEKLGQPIIEVKRKDLDIKNYTTQLLKIGNNLNQVAHNLNTDSKFLIADQKSVLKDIDDLKNHILEINSKL; encoded by the coding sequence ATGAAATCAAAAACTTATAAAAGAGTAGTCTTCAATTTAAGCTTAGAACATCGAGAATTACTCAAAAATCAATGTCAATTTCTTCAAGTATCAGTCGCCTTTTTTGTCAGGAATTGCGTACTGGAAAAGTTAGGGCAACCAATTATTGAAGTCAAGAGGAAAGATTTAGATATTAAAAATTACACCACTCAGCTCCTCAAAATTGGAAATAATTTAAACCAGGTTGCCCACAATTTAAACACCGATTCTAAATTTCTCATTGCAGATCAAAAATCAGTATTGAAAGATATTGATGATTTAAAGAATCACATTTTAGAGATCAATTCAAAACTATAG
- a CDS encoding toprim domain-containing protein yields MNFEQAKKIDIVYYLSNRGYKHDHIKGDKTWYLSPLTNERTASFNVNTSKNVWYCFSIGDGGTIIDLVMQLNNCDKYEALNHLTNHNFSFHQPTKVRKSQLKECEIDRNTHLHHPVLLNYLRKRSINLSVAKNYCRELHYRYKLIADDPDINTPSASNGHYEKLFFTIGFENDLGGFEHRNSIFKGCIYNKAITSIENNSNTLSLFEGFMDFMSYLTLKKRIPQEDFVILNSTNLVEETLPILQDYDKIKVFFDNDESGKKALKCIQENRQKKVIDCSIHYSKHNDLNEYLIAASNESR; encoded by the coding sequence ATGAATTTTGAACAAGCTAAAAAAATTGATATCGTTTATTACCTCTCTAATAGAGGCTATAAGCATGATCACATAAAAGGAGATAAAACCTGGTACCTATCCCCACTTACTAATGAAAGAACAGCATCTTTCAATGTTAATACCTCCAAAAACGTTTGGTATTGCTTTTCAATTGGAGATGGCGGGACCATTATAGATCTGGTTATGCAATTGAATAATTGTGATAAATATGAAGCACTTAATCATCTAACAAATCATAATTTTTCTTTTCACCAGCCTACGAAGGTTCGAAAAAGTCAATTAAAAGAATGCGAGATTGATCGAAATACTCACCTACATCATCCAGTTCTCTTAAACTATTTGAGAAAACGAAGTATCAATTTATCGGTTGCAAAGAATTACTGTAGAGAACTACACTATCGATATAAACTTATAGCTGATGATCCTGATATTAATACACCATCAGCTTCCAATGGTCATTATGAAAAATTATTTTTCACGATTGGTTTTGAGAATGATTTGGGAGGCTTTGAACATAGAAATTCAATATTCAAAGGTTGTATTTATAACAAAGCTATCACCAGCATTGAAAATAACTCAAATACACTTTCCCTTTTTGAAGGCTTTATGGATTTTATGTCCTACCTCACTCTAAAAAAAAGAATACCTCAAGAAGATTTTGTGATTCTGAACAGCACAAACCTAGTTGAAGAAACTCTTCCTATTCTTCAGGATTATGATAAAATCAAGGTCTTCTTCGATAATGATGAATCTGGAAAAAAAGCACTCAAATGCATTCAGGAAAACCGTCAAAAAAAGGTAATCGACTGCAGTATTCATTATTCGAAGCATAATGATTTAAACGAATATTTAATTGCTGCAAGCAATGAGAGCCGTTAG
- a CDS encoding VapE domain-containing protein, which produces MDKPKLYHLHSSNRTTIYDKINNHINSRYDLVYNEISQKFYIRLKDKHGWNKLVFESIKVELNKSEIKMSDSTLETFLSSYLVKKIDPFKEYFSELPIWDGKDHIKDLCSYISTDDDDLFYYHFKKWFVRAVKCALEEDYYNKNCLVLAQEAENSGKTTFCRFICPPQLKHYYVENIGYDKDGQIQLTKNILTILDEIDKIDPRSMNAYKSFLSKTHINLRLPYAKTNSNRSRSCSFIGTTNLLNFLKDSDGSVRWICFEIIGYINFDYSKNIDINKVWAQAYHLAYTEKTFNPDLTREDVILNKQRNERHRNVSVEEELINEHFEASIDRSACMTATQVTRILKNYFPQANIISTGRELKKMGYKRINDPKTGAKSYMIQFRNR; this is translated from the coding sequence ATGGATAAACCAAAACTTTATCACCTTCATAGTTCCAATAGAACAACGATCTATGATAAAATAAACAATCATATTAATTCCAGGTATGATTTAGTTTACAATGAAATTTCACAAAAATTCTATATCAGATTAAAAGATAAGCATGGATGGAATAAACTCGTATTCGAATCCATTAAAGTAGAATTAAATAAATCGGAAATTAAAATGAGTGATTCTACCCTTGAAACTTTCTTAAGTTCCTATCTGGTAAAGAAAATTGATCCCTTTAAAGAATATTTTTCTGAATTACCTATATGGGATGGTAAAGACCATATAAAAGATCTTTGTTCGTATATAAGCACAGACGACGATGACCTATTTTATTACCATTTTAAAAAGTGGTTTGTTAGAGCCGTTAAATGTGCCCTGGAAGAAGATTATTATAATAAAAATTGCTTGGTTCTTGCTCAAGAGGCCGAAAACAGCGGTAAAACTACTTTCTGCAGGTTTATATGTCCACCTCAATTAAAGCATTATTACGTAGAGAATATCGGGTACGATAAGGATGGGCAAATCCAACTGACAAAAAACATTCTGACAATTCTTGATGAAATAGACAAAATTGATCCTAGATCAATGAATGCCTATAAATCATTCCTATCAAAAACCCATATAAATCTCAGACTTCCTTACGCCAAGACAAACAGTAATCGGTCAAGAAGCTGTTCATTTATAGGGACTACCAATCTTCTAAACTTTTTAAAGGATAGCGATGGTAGTGTAAGGTGGATCTGTTTTGAAATCATTGGATATATAAACTTTGACTACTCGAAGAATATAGACATTAATAAAGTTTGGGCTCAAGCCTATCATTTAGCTTACACTGAAAAGACCTTTAATCCAGACTTAACCAGGGAAGATGTAATACTAAATAAACAACGAAATGAAAGACATCGTAATGTTTCAGTCGAGGAAGAGCTTATAAATGAACATTTCGAAGCTTCCATAGACCGAAGCGCCTGTATGACAGCTACTCAAGTGACTAGAATACTTAAAAACTATTTTCCGCAGGCCAATATAATATCAACCGGACGAGAACTCAAAAAAATGGGTTACAAGCGGATTAACGATCCTAAAACCGGAGCCAAGAGCTATATGATACAGTTCAGGAATAGATAA
- a CDS encoding helix-turn-helix domain-containing protein, with protein MKAIHNPYEVLIEQMSELKKIALDIRDLPKVDYTTKYYTRKEVAEICRCSVQTVDNYIDYGFIKAEKFGIKGVLINHYEIFNKDNSLKKFKNKKG; from the coding sequence ATGAAAGCAATACACAATCCTTATGAGGTTTTGATCGAGCAAATGTCTGAGCTAAAGAAAATAGCTCTGGACATTCGAGATCTTCCCAAAGTAGATTACACTACTAAATACTACACACGTAAAGAGGTTGCAGAAATATGCCGCTGTTCTGTTCAAACCGTAGATAATTATATAGACTATGGTTTTATAAAAGCAGAAAAATTTGGAATTAAAGGTGTTCTCATAAATCACTATGAAATCTTTAACAAAGACAATTCCTTAAAAAAATTTAAAAACAAAAAAGGATAG
- a CDS encoding NAD(P)-dependent oxidoreductase: MIKFALIKERKTPPDRRVVFSPQMLKKVVSQFPEASFKVESSDIRIFSDDEYRKAGFDVSEDISNCDVLLGVKEVPIPNLIPDKKYFFFSHTIKKQPYNRDLLREVLKRNIELYDHEVITNKNKARLIGFGRYAGLVGAYNGIRAIGIKENSFELPKAETLPDLKSMLAELDKIDLPAYKFVLTGSGKVAHGAKEILEHLNIKQVEPETYLVNEFNEPVYCHIDVLDYAKRKDGAQGSRKEFYMVPENYDSDFMKFAKTSDVFIAGHFYGQGAPVFYSKEDIQHKDFRIKYVADISCDIAGPVASTIRPSTIAEPFYGYDPDTGGETDFRDQKAITIMAVDNLPCELPKDASEGFGEMFLKNVIPAFYNNDKDGILGRARMTENGKLTPLYSYLQDYVDGTA; this comes from the coding sequence ATGATAAAATTCGCCCTGATCAAAGAACGAAAAACTCCGCCAGATAGAAGAGTGGTTTTTTCACCACAAATGCTAAAAAAAGTAGTTTCCCAATTTCCGGAAGCTTCTTTTAAAGTGGAAAGTTCTGATATCAGGATATTTAGCGATGATGAATATCGAAAGGCAGGTTTTGATGTTTCCGAAGATATTAGCAATTGTGACGTACTTCTGGGGGTAAAAGAAGTGCCGATCCCGAATTTGATACCTGACAAAAAGTACTTTTTCTTTTCACATACCATCAAAAAGCAGCCATATAATCGTGATTTGCTTCGCGAGGTCCTCAAACGAAACATCGAACTTTACGATCACGAGGTGATCACCAACAAGAACAAGGCGCGTTTAATCGGGTTTGGACGCTATGCAGGGCTGGTGGGCGCTTATAATGGGATCAGGGCGATAGGAATCAAGGAAAACAGTTTTGAACTTCCTAAAGCCGAGACCTTGCCAGATCTTAAATCAATGCTGGCAGAACTCGATAAGATCGATTTGCCTGCTTATAAATTCGTTTTAACAGGAAGCGGTAAGGTGGCGCACGGAGCCAAAGAGATCCTTGAGCATCTGAACATAAAACAGGTGGAGCCGGAAACCTATTTGGTAAATGAATTTAATGAACCCGTATATTGTCATATAGATGTGCTGGATTATGCAAAACGTAAGGATGGCGCCCAGGGAAGCCGAAAGGAATTCTATATGGTCCCCGAGAATTATGATTCAGATTTCATGAAATTTGCGAAGACCAGTGATGTATTTATTGCCGGTCATTTTTATGGGCAGGGCGCTCCCGTGTTCTATTCTAAAGAAGATATTCAGCATAAAGATTTCCGAATAAAATATGTGGCAGACATTTCCTGTGATATAGCAGGTCCTGTTGCCAGCACCATTCGACCTTCTACCATTGCTGAACCTTTTTATGGCTATGATCCTGATACCGGTGGCGAAACCGATTTCCGCGATCAAAAAGCGATCACCATTATGGCAGTAGATAATTTACCCTGTGAATTGCCCAAAGATGCCAGTGAAGGATTTGGAGAAATGTTCCTAAAGAATGTGATCCCGGCTTTTTACAATAATGACAAAGATGGCATTCTGGGAAGAGCAAGAATGACGGAAAATGGAAAGCTGACTCCCTTATATTCTTATTTGCAAGATTACGTTGACGGTACCGCGTAA